A segment of the Alistipes communis genome:
AAGCCATCGCCTCGTGGTTCATCGACGAGCAGCGGCCCGCCACCAGCAGTCCCGCCACCCGTTCGGGCAGCAGGCAGCGGTAGGGAATGTCGTAACTGTCGTCGCAGAAGTGCATCGTGCAGTCGCCGCCCTTGGCGTGGTGGATGTCCACCGGATAACCCGCCACGGCGATCGCATCGCCGAAGCGGCGACACGCGATGATGTCCTCGGCCGTGAGGACGTATCTGCCCACGATCACGCGGCTCTCGCGGATACCCATGAAGGGAGCGACCTTCTCGATACGGGCGTCGGCGAAGCCCGGCACGAATTCGCGCAGGTAGCGCGCGATCTCGTAAATCTGTTTGCGTCCTTCGATCTCCCCGTAGGTATAGCTCTCGGGACGGGTCGAATCGACGCCGCTCACGCGCGTCATGTTGACCCAGATCTCGTCGTCGGCAAGTCCCGTGATGAGGATCGTGCGCGCCACCGGAATACGGTATCCGGCCGCCTGCGCCTGCCGGATCTGCGTGCGCAGCCCCACGGTGATGAATTTGCCCGTGCGGAACTGTTCGGGCGGCATGACGTCCATGTCGTAGACGTCGGGATGTCCGACGATCGCGTCGCGCAGCCGCTGCACGTCGACACCCTTCATGCAGAACATCAGCGTCGGCGGCTGCATGCCGCCTTCGGCGTCGCCCTTGCGGCACTCCACGCCCGCGCGGAAGGCCACGTCGCCGTCGCCCGTGCAGTCGATGACCGTTTTGGCCAGGATCGCTTCGCGGCCCGCCTTGCTCTCGACGACGACGCCCTTCACCGCATCCCCCTCGCGGATCGCATCGGCGAAAAAGGTGTAAAGCAATACCTCGACGCCCTTCTCCTCCATGATTTCGAGCGCCGTGCGCTTGACCTCCTCCTCGTCGATGATCGTCAGGCTCATGTGGTTCTTGCAGGGGCGGTGTTCGCTCGCCGCGCCGCGTGCACGCAGCCGGTCGATGAACCGCTGCGCCGACCCCTCGATGATCTGGTTGCCCTTGCGGCCCAGGAAACCGAGAATCGGCAGACCGATCGTAAGGTTGCCGCCCAGAAAACCGCGGCTCTCGACGAGCATTACGCGCAGGCCGTCGCCCGCAGCCGCCTCGGCGGCCATGATGCCGGCGGGGCCGCCGCCCACGACCAGAACGTCCGCCTCGGCGCGGACGGGAATGTCGCGTGCGGGTTCTTTTATCGTCTTCATAGCAATTCGACAGTTTATTCGTTTATTTCGTCTCCGGCGACTCGGGACGCACCATCTTCCACAACACGACGGCTGCGATGATGTGGAGCGTACCCATGATCGCGAAGAGCGTATACCACGCTTCGGACGGGATCGACCCGACGAACTGGTTGAACACCACGCTGCCCAGTGCGCCCGCACCGCAGCAGATGCCCATCACGCTGGCCACGTTCTTGATCGGGAAGGTCTCGGCCAGCACGACCGGCAGCGTATAGAGCCAGCTGAGGCACATCACCGCCACGAGGCTGAAAATCGCCACGACCAGCCCCACACGCCATGCGAACGAGAGCGTCTCGCTGGCGCCGACATAAGGCACCGCCGCACAGAGCGGTGCGACGACGACCACCGCCATCAGCATGA
Coding sequences within it:
- a CDS encoding FAD-dependent oxidoreductase — protein: MKTIKEPARDIPVRAEADVLVVGGGPAGIMAAEAAAGDGLRVMLVESRGFLGGNLTIGLPILGFLGRKGNQIIEGSAQRFIDRLRARGAASEHRPCKNHMSLTIIDEEEVKRTALEIMEEKGVEVLLYTFFADAIREGDAVKGVVVESKAGREAILAKTVIDCTGDGDVAFRAGVECRKGDAEGGMQPPTLMFCMKGVDVQRLRDAIVGHPDVYDMDVMPPEQFRTGKFITVGLRTQIRQAQAAGYRIPVARTILITGLADDEIWVNMTRVSGVDSTRPESYTYGEIEGRKQIYEIARYLREFVPGFADARIEKVAPFMGIRESRVIVGRYVLTAEDIIACRRFGDAIAVAGYPVDIHHAKGGDCTMHFCDDSYDIPYRCLLPERVAGLLVAGRCSSMNHEAMASTRVMSTCMALGEAAGRAARLALKAGVQPADLDVEALRAELRATGAYLG